One region of Esox lucius isolate fEsoLuc1 chromosome 17, fEsoLuc1.pri, whole genome shotgun sequence genomic DNA includes:
- the inka1a gene encoding PAK4-inhibitor inka1 isoform X3, producing MLCLRDSGDCLREQMQYMMRSLQDLKHLRRTCPAATPVAPAARAAVTPAPALVHRSAAARACHQRALQRERRTHLRISDASTASSYDSACCLASPLEEDEDAGGHLGLTSPSSDRSLEFDSGYSEASWQDEGVVLRRTRNVRVSSSACLRTNRASSGRVRPKSTSDACLETWTSFEAGDPDDWTTSLLTQGRNRQPLVLGDNSFADLIQNWMELPDSPEPAELKPSAGRRLARGFLVNMRQKIAGMSKSVEGRVRMRSSDSSAHVNRAALAPKRLSCPLGVQTPAARQSPFFHQSHSGLHELDTDFYQFTALMKTGSRQPIICNDIIGYI from the exons ATG CTGTGTCTGCGTGACTCTGGCGACTGCCTGCGGGAGCAGATGCAGTACATGATGAGATCCTTGCAGGACCTGAAACACCTGAGGAGGACCTGCCCTGCAGCCACGCCTGTTGCCCCTGCCGCCCGTGCCGCCGTCACCCCTGCCCCCGCCCTTGTCCACCGCTCTGCCGCGGCTCGGGCCTGCCACCAGAGGGCGCTGCAGCGGGAGCGTCGCACCCACCTGCGCATTTCTGACGCCAGTACGGCCAGCTCCTACGACTCAGCCTGCTGTCTGGCCAGTCCGctggaggaggacgaggatgCAGGAGGCCATCTGGGTCTGACCTCCCCCAGCAGTGACAGGAGCCTGGAGTTTGACTCCGGCTACTCCGAGGCCTCCTGGCAGGATGAGGGTGTGGTGCTCAGGAGGACCAGGAATGTACGTGTGTCCTCCTCCGCCTGCCTCCGTACCAACCGGGCCTCCAGTGGCCGGGTACGGCCCAAATCCACGTCCGATGCCTGCCTAGAAACGTGGACCTCATTCGAGGCCGGTGACCCGGATGACTGGACCACGTCGCTGCTAACACAAGGTCGGAACAGACAACCTCTTGTGCTGGGGGACAACAGCTTTGCTGACCTCATACAGAACTGGATGGAGCTACCGGACAGCCCTGAACCAGCAGAACTGAAGCCCAGTGCGGGACGCAGGCTGGCCCGAGGATTCTTGGTAAACATGAGGCAGAAAATAGCTGGGATGTCAAAGAGTGTCGAGGGGAGGGTGAGGATGAGGTCCTCGGACTCTTCTGCACACGTGAATCGAGCCGCTTTGGCTCCCAAACGACTCTCTTGTCCACTCGGGGTGCAGACCCCGGCAGCACGTCAGTCACCCTTCTTCCACCAGTCCCACTCTGGCCTGCATGAACTAGACACAGACTTCTACCAGTTTACTGCCCTCATGAAGACTGGCAGCAGACAACCTATTATCTGTAATGACATTATCGGCTACATCTGA
- the inka1a gene encoding PAK4-inhibitor inka1 isoform X2 gives MYNWMPRDLSNLCLRDSGDCLREQMQYMMRSLQDLKHLRRTCPAATPVAPAARAAVTPAPALVHRSAAARACHQRALQRERRTHLRISDASTASSYDSACCLASPLEEDEDAGGHLGLTSPSSDRSLEFDSGYSEASWQDEGVVLRRTRNVRVSSSACLRTNRASSGRVRPKSTSDACLETWTSFEAGDPDDWTTSLLTQGRNRQPLVLGDNSFADLIQNWMELPDSPEPAELKPSAGRRLARGFLVNMRQKIAGMSKSVEGRVRMRSSDSSAHVNRAALAPKRLSCPLGVQTPAARQSPFFHQSHSGLHELDTDFYQFTALMKTGSRQPIICNDIIGYI, from the exons ATGTACAATTGGATGCCACGTGACCTATCAAAT CTGTGTCTGCGTGACTCTGGCGACTGCCTGCGGGAGCAGATGCAGTACATGATGAGATCCTTGCAGGACCTGAAACACCTGAGGAGGACCTGCCCTGCAGCCACGCCTGTTGCCCCTGCCGCCCGTGCCGCCGTCACCCCTGCCCCCGCCCTTGTCCACCGCTCTGCCGCGGCTCGGGCCTGCCACCAGAGGGCGCTGCAGCGGGAGCGTCGCACCCACCTGCGCATTTCTGACGCCAGTACGGCCAGCTCCTACGACTCAGCCTGCTGTCTGGCCAGTCCGctggaggaggacgaggatgCAGGAGGCCATCTGGGTCTGACCTCCCCCAGCAGTGACAGGAGCCTGGAGTTTGACTCCGGCTACTCCGAGGCCTCCTGGCAGGATGAGGGTGTGGTGCTCAGGAGGACCAGGAATGTACGTGTGTCCTCCTCCGCCTGCCTCCGTACCAACCGGGCCTCCAGTGGCCGGGTACGGCCCAAATCCACGTCCGATGCCTGCCTAGAAACGTGGACCTCATTCGAGGCCGGTGACCCGGATGACTGGACCACGTCGCTGCTAACACAAGGTCGGAACAGACAACCTCTTGTGCTGGGGGACAACAGCTTTGCTGACCTCATACAGAACTGGATGGAGCTACCGGACAGCCCTGAACCAGCAGAACTGAAGCCCAGTGCGGGACGCAGGCTGGCCCGAGGATTCTTGGTAAACATGAGGCAGAAAATAGCTGGGATGTCAAAGAGTGTCGAGGGGAGGGTGAGGATGAGGTCCTCGGACTCTTCTGCACACGTGAATCGAGCCGCTTTGGCTCCCAAACGACTCTCTTGTCCACTCGGGGTGCAGACCCCGGCAGCACGTCAGTCACCCTTCTTCCACCAGTCCCACTCTGGCCTGCATGAACTAGACACAGACTTCTACCAGTTTACTGCCCTCATGAAGACTGGCAGCAGACAACCTATTATCTGTAATGACATTATCGGCTACATCTGA
- the inka1a gene encoding PAK4-inhibitor inka1 isoform X1 — protein sequence MKQPRQAWCGYAILKPVNEQLCLRDSGDCLREQMQYMMRSLQDLKHLRRTCPAATPVAPAARAAVTPAPALVHRSAAARACHQRALQRERRTHLRISDASTASSYDSACCLASPLEEDEDAGGHLGLTSPSSDRSLEFDSGYSEASWQDEGVVLRRTRNVRVSSSACLRTNRASSGRVRPKSTSDACLETWTSFEAGDPDDWTTSLLTQGRNRQPLVLGDNSFADLIQNWMELPDSPEPAELKPSAGRRLARGFLVNMRQKIAGMSKSVEGRVRMRSSDSSAHVNRAALAPKRLSCPLGVQTPAARQSPFFHQSHSGLHELDTDFYQFTALMKTGSRQPIICNDIIGYI from the exons atgaaacaaccaagacaGGCTTGGTGTGGATATGCAATATTGAAACCAGTTAATGAACAG CTGTGTCTGCGTGACTCTGGCGACTGCCTGCGGGAGCAGATGCAGTACATGATGAGATCCTTGCAGGACCTGAAACACCTGAGGAGGACCTGCCCTGCAGCCACGCCTGTTGCCCCTGCCGCCCGTGCCGCCGTCACCCCTGCCCCCGCCCTTGTCCACCGCTCTGCCGCGGCTCGGGCCTGCCACCAGAGGGCGCTGCAGCGGGAGCGTCGCACCCACCTGCGCATTTCTGACGCCAGTACGGCCAGCTCCTACGACTCAGCCTGCTGTCTGGCCAGTCCGctggaggaggacgaggatgCAGGAGGCCATCTGGGTCTGACCTCCCCCAGCAGTGACAGGAGCCTGGAGTTTGACTCCGGCTACTCCGAGGCCTCCTGGCAGGATGAGGGTGTGGTGCTCAGGAGGACCAGGAATGTACGTGTGTCCTCCTCCGCCTGCCTCCGTACCAACCGGGCCTCCAGTGGCCGGGTACGGCCCAAATCCACGTCCGATGCCTGCCTAGAAACGTGGACCTCATTCGAGGCCGGTGACCCGGATGACTGGACCACGTCGCTGCTAACACAAGGTCGGAACAGACAACCTCTTGTGCTGGGGGACAACAGCTTTGCTGACCTCATACAGAACTGGATGGAGCTACCGGACAGCCCTGAACCAGCAGAACTGAAGCCCAGTGCGGGACGCAGGCTGGCCCGAGGATTCTTGGTAAACATGAGGCAGAAAATAGCTGGGATGTCAAAGAGTGTCGAGGGGAGGGTGAGGATGAGGTCCTCGGACTCTTCTGCACACGTGAATCGAGCCGCTTTGGCTCCCAAACGACTCTCTTGTCCACTCGGGGTGCAGACCCCGGCAGCACGTCAGTCACCCTTCTTCCACCAGTCCCACTCTGGCCTGCATGAACTAGACACAGACTTCTACCAGTTTACTGCCCTCATGAAGACTGGCAGCAGACAACCTATTATCTGTAATGACATTATCGGCTACATCTGA